One Streptomyces sp. NBC_00223 genomic window carries:
- a CDS encoding GtrA family protein: protein MSGLRTLRSRLALLYREIAKFGAVGGAGVLVNIGVFNLVRHNTGLQTVRASIVATMVSIAFNYVGFRYFTYRDRDRAGRTKELSLFLFFSAIGLVIENGVLYTATYGFGWDSQLQSNVFKFLGIGVATLFRFWSYRTWVFRSLPAREAVEQAESFLTGEKGGEAVNVGKQKKRSADRIG, encoded by the coding sequence ATGAGCGGACTGCGCACGCTGCGTTCCAGGCTGGCCCTGCTGTACCGCGAGATCGCCAAGTTCGGCGCGGTGGGCGGTGCGGGCGTCCTGGTCAACATCGGGGTGTTCAACCTGGTCCGGCACAACACCGGGCTGCAGACCGTACGCGCCAGCATCGTGGCCACGATGGTGTCCATCGCCTTCAACTACGTCGGATTCCGGTACTTCACCTACCGTGACCGCGACCGTGCGGGCCGCACCAAGGAACTGAGCCTGTTCCTGTTCTTCAGCGCCATCGGCCTGGTGATCGAGAACGGTGTGCTCTACACGGCGACGTACGGATTCGGCTGGGACAGCCAGTTGCAGAGCAACGTCTTCAAGTTCCTCGGCATCGGGGTGGCCACGCTCTTCCGCTTCTGGTCCTACCGCACCTGGGTCTTCCGCTCGCTTCCCGCCCGGGAGGCCGTAGAACAAGCGGAGTCCTTCCTGACCGGGGAGAAGGGCGGCGAGGCCGTGAACGTCGGCAAGCAGAAGAAGAGGTCGGCCGACCGGATCGGCTGA
- a CDS encoding ATP-binding protein: MRRRLIQSTLAVVLVVIAVFGLSLVFVETRSIESTASEGVESEAVRLVGIVENRILAGESIDAKGLDRQVADNRYALVRVPGHPEVHLGRRPTGKVITSTQDGEHGESVTVEESRSTVSQEIGRTLLVILAVALLAVLAAVGLAVRQARRLASPLTDLAETAERLGSGDPRPRHRRYGVPELDRIADVLDASAERIGRMLTAERRLAADASHQLRTPLTALSMRLEEIVATADDQEAVKEEATIALSQVERLTAVVQRLLTNARDPRTGSAVDFRLDDVIRQQVEEWRPAYRSEGRSIALSGTRSLRAVGTPGAVAQVLATLIENSLMHGAGTVTLHTRVTGNQAVVEVTDEGPGVPPDLGARVFERTVSGRNSTGLGLAVARDLAEADGGRLELLQQRPPVFALFLAQEIPPQPPQEKVIG, encoded by the coding sequence GTGCGTCGCCGTCTGATCCAGTCCACGCTGGCCGTGGTGCTCGTCGTCATCGCCGTCTTCGGGCTGTCCCTGGTGTTCGTGGAGACCAGGAGCATCGAGAGCACCGCGAGCGAGGGCGTCGAGTCCGAGGCCGTACGGCTGGTCGGGATCGTGGAGAACCGCATCCTGGCCGGTGAGAGCATCGACGCCAAGGGCCTTGACCGCCAGGTCGCCGACAACCGCTACGCCCTGGTCCGGGTCCCCGGCCACCCCGAGGTCCATCTGGGCAGGCGGCCGACCGGCAAGGTGATCACCTCCACCCAGGACGGCGAGCACGGCGAGTCGGTCACCGTCGAGGAGTCCCGCTCCACCGTCAGCCAGGAGATCGGCCGCACCCTGCTGGTGATCCTCGCGGTGGCGCTGCTGGCCGTGCTGGCCGCGGTGGGGCTCGCGGTCCGCCAGGCCCGGCGGCTGGCCAGCCCGCTCACCGACCTCGCCGAGACCGCGGAACGCCTCGGCTCCGGCGATCCGCGGCCCCGGCACCGCCGCTACGGCGTGCCCGAACTCGACCGGATCGCGGACGTGCTGGACGCCAGCGCCGAGCGGATCGGCCGGATGCTGACCGCCGAGCGGCGGCTGGCCGCCGACGCCTCGCACCAGCTGCGGACCCCGCTGACCGCGCTGTCGATGCGCCTTGAGGAGATCGTGGCCACCGCCGACGACCAGGAGGCGGTCAAGGAGGAGGCGACCATCGCGCTCAGCCAGGTGGAACGGCTCACCGCCGTCGTCCAGCGGCTGCTGACCAACGCGCGCGACCCGCGGACCGGCTCTGCGGTCGACTTCCGGCTCGACGACGTGATCAGACAGCAGGTGGAGGAGTGGCGGCCGGCCTACCGGAGCGAGGGCCGGTCCATCGCGCTGTCCGGCACCCGGTCGCTGCGGGCGGTCGGCACCCCGGGCGCGGTGGCCCAGGTGCTGGCCACCTTGATCGAGAACTCGCTGATGCACGGCGCGGGCACGGTCACCCTGCACACCCGGGTCACCGGCAACCAGGCGGTGGTCGAGGTGACCGACGAGGGCCCCGGAGTGCCGCCCGACCTCGGCGCGCGGGTCTTCGAGCGTACGGTCAGCGGCCGCAACTCCACCGGGCTCGGGCTCGCGGTGGCCCGGGACCTCGCCGAGGCGGACGGCGGGCGGCTGGAACTGCTCCAGCAGCGGCCGCCGGTCTTCGCGCTCTTCCTGGCCCAGGAGATCCCGCCGCAGCCGCCGCAGGAGAAGGTCATCGGCTGA